A genomic region of Campylobacter corcagiensis contains the following coding sequences:
- a CDS encoding Bax inhibitor-1/YccA family protein, which produces MSLYNRDYARESYEVEEVYQGQISTFVKSTYKLIAASLIAAIAGAYIGMGLKPMGFLIPLIVELGLLFGMSWADKNGKANLALTLLFAFTFATGIFLGPVISMFIGAGMGHVVTQAFVATAVTFGGLTLYAMNTKNDFSSWGKPMFFILIGVIIAGLLNAFVFRSTMGSLVISSISAILFSAYILYDTQNIIRGAYESPVMAAVGMYLNILNLFVSLLNILGIANRE; this is translated from the coding sequence ATGAGTTTATACAACAGAGACTACGCAAGAGAGTCTTATGAAGTAGAAGAAGTTTATCAAGGACAGATTAGTACATTTGTAAAAAGCACTTACAAACTAATAGCCGCTTCACTTATAGCTGCTATTGCTGGGGCTTATATTGGTATGGGCTTAAAACCGATGGGATTTTTGATTCCACTTATTGTAGAACTTGGCTTACTTTTTGGTATGTCATGGGCTGATAAAAATGGCAAAGCAAACTTAGCCTTAACACTGCTTTTTGCATTTACATTTGCAACAGGAATCTTTTTAGGACCAGTTATTAGTATGTTTATTGGAGCAGGAATGGGACATGTTGTAACTCAAGCTTTTGTTGCAACAGCTGTTACATTTGGTGGACTTACACTATATGCTATGAATACAAAAAATGACTTTAGCTCATGGGGAAAACCGATGTTTTTCATCCTAATAGGAGTTATCATAGCTGGTCTTTTAAATGCGTTTGTATTTAGAAGCACAATGGGTTCACTTGTGATCTCAAGCATTTCAGCTATACTTTTTTCAGCTTATATTCTTTATGATACTCAAAACATAATAAGAGGAGCTTATGAGTCACCAGTTATGGCAGCAGTTGGAATGTACCTAAATATCTTAAATCTTTTTGTGTCACTTCTAAATATCCTTGGAATCGCAAATAGAGAGTAA
- the pyrE gene encoding orotate phosphoribosyltransferase → MNIEEIYKECGAYLKGHFLLSSGKHSQFYLQSAKVLEYPNLAQNLAKELANIITKSGIKVDSVCSPAIGGILAGYELARALDTRFIFAERVDGKMNLRRGFSVKDGETFIICEDIITTGGSALEVAKLINSLGGNVLAFAALANRGFCKVENLENSRKDSCKLPLDKPLFSLGNFEFEIYDPDDCPLCENGSRAIKPGSNTNHG, encoded by the coding sequence ATAAATATTGAAGAAATTTATAAAGAGTGTGGTGCTTACCTAAAAGGCCACTTCCTACTAAGTAGCGGTAAGCACTCACAGTTTTATCTCCAAAGCGCTAAAGTTTTAGAGTATCCGAATTTAGCTCAAAATTTAGCCAAAGAACTAGCTAACATAATCACAAAAAGTGGTATAAAAGTTGACTCGGTATGCTCTCCAGCAATTGGTGGAATTTTAGCTGGATATGAGTTAGCAAGAGCTCTTGATACTCGCTTTATATTTGCTGAAAGAGTTGATGGCAAGATGAATTTAAGGCGTGGTTTTAGCGTAAAAGATGGTGAAACTTTTATAATCTGCGAAGATATAATTACAACTGGTGGTTCAGCCCTAGAAGTTGCCAAACTTATAAATAGTCTAGGTGGCAATGTTTTAGCCTTTGCAGCCTTAGCAAATAGAGGCTTTTGTAAGGTTGAGAATTTAGAAAATTCAAGAAAAGATAGCTGTAAACTACCACTTGATAAACCGCTTTTTTCTCTTGGAAATTTTGAATTTGAAATTTATGACCCTGATGACTGTCCACTTTGCGAAAATGGAAGCAGAGCTATAAAACCAGGAAGCAATACAAACCATGGCTAA
- the frr gene encoding ribosome recycling factor: protein MLEEIYESQKDSSNKAIDSLKRDFTTLRTGKVNVNILDNIYVDYYGNQTPLNQVASVLTTDATTITINPWEKPMLKTIESAIQAANIGVNPNNDGETIKLFFPPMTTEQRQENVKKSKAMGEKAKVSIRNARKDANDAIKKVEKEFSEDEIKKAHDEVQKITDAYIEKVEETLKNKEVELLKV from the coding sequence ATGTTAGAAGAGATTTATGAGAGTCAAAAAGATAGCTCAAACAAAGCCATAGACTCGTTAAAAAGGGACTTTACAACACTAAGAACAGGCAAAGTTAATGTAAATATTTTAGATAATATCTATGTTGATTACTATGGAAACCAAACTCCACTTAATCAAGTAGCTTCAGTTTTAACAACAGATGCTACAACTATCACAATAAATCCTTGGGAAAAACCTATGCTTAAAACCATAGAAAGTGCAATACAAGCAGCTAATATCGGCGTAAACCCAAACAATGATGGTGAAACTATTAAACTTTTCTTTCCTCCAATGACAACAGAACAAAGGCAAGAAAATGTAAAAAAATCAAAAGCCATGGGAGAAAAAGCAAAAGTTAGCATTAGAAATGCAAGAAAAGACGCAAACGATGCTATCAAAAAAGTAGAAAAAGAATTTTCTGAAGATGAGATCAAAAAAGCTCACGATGAAGTTCAAAAAATAACTGATGCCTATATAGAAAAAGTAGAAGAAACTCTTAAAAACAAAGAAGTAGAGCTTTTAAAAGTATGA
- the secG gene encoding preprotein translocase subunit SecG yields the protein MTTFFLVLQFVLAGLLTIVILLQKSESMGFGSYSGSNESLFGAKGANAFLAKVTAVLGFVFIVNTIALGYSFSQSVSSSVLDKVDTKAIQTDNSKPQVPQIPAAK from the coding sequence TTGACAACATTTTTTTTAGTTTTACAATTCGTTCTTGCAGGACTTTTAACTATCGTAATCCTACTTCAAAAGAGCGAGTCAATGGGCTTTGGCTCATATAGCGGAAGCAACGAGAGTCTATTTGGAGCAAAAGGAGCAAATGCATTTTTAGCTAAAGTTACAGCCGTTTTGGGCTTTGTTTTTATCGTAAATACAATCGCTTTAGGATATAGTTTTTCTCAAAGCGTAAGTAGTTCTGTACTTGATAAAGTAGATACAAAAGCTATCCAAACCGATAATTCAAAACCTCAAGTTCCACAAATTCCAGCAGCAAAATAA
- a CDS encoding RDD family protein: protein MAKRKAVIAPIFLRVKAFILDIFFIAMPFFVIMMVSFSSKDITDEKKNLITLIWIFYGIITSILYAKKAQTPGYKACEIYLIDLRDGKKPTFLQAIFRYAVFIVSAAFLVGIVLCFFRKDKLNLHDIISKTAPIKEKV, encoded by the coding sequence ATGGCTAAAAGAAAGGCTGTCATCGCACCTATTTTTTTGCGAGTTAAGGCCTTTATTTTAGATATTTTTTTTATTGCAATGCCATTTTTCGTCATAATGATGGTCTCATTTAGCTCTAAAGATATCACAGATGAGAAAAAAAATCTTATCACATTGATATGGATTTTTTATGGCATTATCACCTCTATACTCTATGCAAAAAAAGCTCAAACACCAGGATACAAAGCGTGTGAAATTTATCTAATAGACTTAAGAGATGGCAAAAAACCCACATTCTTACAGGCTATATTTAGATACGCTGTTTTTATCGTTTCAGCTGCGTTTTTAGTTGGAATAGTTCTTTGTTTTTTTAGAAAAGACAAGTTAAATTTACACGATATTATTTCAAAAACCGCCCCTATTAAGGAGAAAGTTTAG